One window of the Chryseobacterium sp. CY350 genome contains the following:
- a CDS encoding endonuclease — translation MKRILHSLILSFAFINAFAQVPAGYYNTATGTGATLKSQLSAIITNGQTDNGYGGLWTAYQTTDRDYFYENDGSILDIYSEKPGSADPYNFTVATDQCGSSGYTNEGDCYNREHIVPQSLFNEASPMKNDIHFIRATDGKVNGIRSNYPFGVVGNASYTSLNGSKLGTSVTAGYAGTVFEPIDAFKGDVARMIFYFVTRYESQLSGFSSGNMLGGSAFPGLQTWELNQLLAWHAADPVSPEEIARNNASSNFQHNRNPFIDNPNYVAAIWGTPTVDNQAPTAATNLAAANPTANSVALTWTAATDNIAVALYDVYANGVLKTSVTGTSVTVSGLAPATLYSFYVIAKDGSGNASPQSNTATETTLTVPPGSGSCGTEDFSTVPAVGNPIYNTYAWTNNGITWTATDSRTDETLNGKAITVRNGNLTSTAVSGGIQSITVTTQLKFSGTSNNLNVEINGVNVGSIPYSSTVTTTTISNINVTGNFTIKLINPVSSNRVAIDDISWACNSTLSTNDLVKEKTFSIYPNPVKNNELFAKGENLNKILKAEIYDLSGKLIRSIANPFSKSNKINLHGIAKGVYILKTDNVSSKFIID, via the coding sequence ATGAAGCGAATTTTACATTCTTTAATACTGAGCTTTGCATTCATCAATGCATTTGCACAAGTTCCAGCTGGATATTACAATACAGCAACAGGTACCGGAGCAACACTTAAATCCCAACTAAGTGCTATCATTACAAACGGCCAAACGGATAACGGATATGGCGGTCTCTGGACAGCTTATCAAACAACAGATCGAGATTATTTTTACGAAAATGACGGATCTATTTTAGATATCTATTCAGAAAAACCAGGTTCTGCAGATCCTTATAACTTTACTGTGGCAACAGATCAATGTGGATCAAGCGGATATACAAATGAAGGTGACTGTTACAACAGAGAGCACATTGTTCCTCAAAGTCTTTTTAATGAAGCTTCGCCGATGAAGAATGATATTCATTTTATCAGAGCAACAGACGGAAAAGTAAATGGGATTAGATCAAATTACCCATTTGGCGTTGTAGGAAATGCCTCATATACTTCACTAAACGGATCTAAACTCGGAACGTCAGTTACTGCCGGATATGCAGGAACAGTATTCGAGCCTATTGATGCTTTCAAAGGTGATGTTGCCCGAATGATTTTCTATTTTGTAACAAGATATGAATCTCAACTTTCAGGATTTTCTTCTGGAAATATGCTTGGAGGATCAGCATTTCCAGGACTTCAGACTTGGGAACTTAACCAACTTTTGGCATGGCACGCAGCAGATCCGGTTTCGCCAGAAGAAATTGCAAGAAACAATGCCTCTTCCAATTTCCAACACAACAGAAATCCTTTTATCGACAACCCTAATTATGTTGCTGCAATCTGGGGAACACCAACTGTAGATAATCAGGCACCGACTGCCGCTACTAATTTAGCAGCAGCCAATCCTACAGCCAACTCAGTTGCTTTGACTTGGACGGCTGCAACAGATAACATTGCTGTTGCTTTATATGATGTATACGCTAACGGAGTTTTAAAAACATCGGTTACAGGAACATCTGTTACGGTATCTGGTCTTGCTCCGGCAACGCTTTACTCTTTCTACGTTATCGCAAAAGACGGTTCTGGAAACGCATCACCTCAAAGTAACACTGCAACTGAAACTACACTTACTGTTCCACCAGGAAGCGGAAGTTGTGGAACTGAAGATTTCTCAACTGTACCAGCGGTAGGAAACCCAATTTATAACACGTATGCATGGACAAACAATGGCATTACATGGACAGCGACAGACTCCAGAACAGATGAAACGCTTAACGGAAAAGCAATTACCGTGAGAAATGGTAATCTTACAAGTACTGCTGTTTCGGGAGGTATTCAAAGTATTACTGTGACTACTCAGCTGAAATTTTCAGGAACTTCAAACAATTTAAATGTAGAAATCAATGGTGTAAATGTCGGATCAATACCTTACAGTTCTACCGTTACGACAACTACAATCAGCAATATTAATGTTACCGGAAACTTTACCATTAAACTAATCAATCCGGTAAGCAGCAACAGAGTTGCGATTGACGATATTAGCTGGGCTTGTAATTCTACTCTTTCAACAAATGATTTAGTTAAAGAAAAAACATTCAGCATTTATCCTAATCCGGTAAAAAATAATGAATTGTTTGCAAAAGGAGAAAACTTAAACAAAATTCTGAAAGCTGAGATTTATGATCTTTCAGGGAAGTTAATTAGAAGCATCGCAAATCCTTTTAGTAAATCTAACAAAATCAACCTTCATGGTATTGCAAAAGGAGTTTACATTCTGAAAACAGATAATGTTTCTTCAAAATTTATTATTGATTAA
- a CDS encoding ABC transporter permease produces the protein MKNIAFYIASRYLLSKKGSTAVTFITWLAVGAMTGAVAAMFVIISVFSGLEVFNQNLISNLHADLTVKSTSGKTINDLKSVTKILNKNKEILHYSRVIEEKVYLNYNGKGDIAYLRGVDSAYIKVNPIDTAIFYGKYPSFQYSNEVIMENSLDIRLSIPVDTIKDFATVFMPKSGTGIINKEEDIYNKKNIMVTGVFPGNDQLNNYIIAPIELSEELLQLPRKSAYQIVIKLQNPENADKIKSDLLKSLGKNIEIKTKQEENAAFWKMINTEKLFIYLIFGLVIFITTFNLAGAIIILQLDKKEQAKSLISLGFPLSHLRKTYFYTGILIVVLGVISGLLLGTALCLFQQKTELFKAVENVPFPVRIVAKNYLTVAATASLFGISISWFFSKISKDYITKS, from the coding sequence TTGAAAAACATTGCATTTTATATTGCTTCACGTTACCTTTTATCAAAGAAAGGCAGCACAGCCGTTACGTTTATCACGTGGCTGGCAGTGGGCGCAATGACGGGAGCAGTTGCCGCAATGTTTGTGATCATCTCGGTTTTTTCTGGTCTTGAAGTGTTTAATCAAAATCTCATTTCAAATCTTCATGCTGATCTTACCGTAAAAAGTACATCCGGAAAAACGATAAACGATCTGAAATCTGTCACAAAGATTTTAAATAAAAACAAAGAAATCCTTCATTATTCGAGAGTAATAGAAGAAAAAGTATACCTCAATTACAACGGAAAAGGTGACATTGCCTATCTGCGAGGTGTAGATTCGGCATATATTAAGGTAAATCCTATTGATACTGCAATTTTTTATGGAAAATATCCCAGTTTCCAATATTCTAATGAGGTTATTATGGAAAATTCGTTGGATATCAGATTATCAATTCCAGTAGATACCATAAAAGATTTCGCGACAGTTTTTATGCCCAAATCGGGAACCGGAATTATTAATAAAGAAGAAGACATTTACAATAAGAAAAACATCATGGTGACAGGTGTTTTCCCCGGAAATGATCAACTCAACAACTACATTATTGCTCCGATCGAGCTGTCTGAAGAGCTGTTACAACTTCCTCGAAAATCAGCTTATCAGATTGTCATTAAACTTCAAAACCCCGAGAACGCAGATAAAATTAAAAGTGATTTGCTAAAGTCTCTGGGAAAGAACATCGAAATAAAAACTAAGCAGGAAGAAAATGCAGCGTTCTGGAAAATGATTAACACAGAAAAGCTCTTCATCTATCTTATCTTTGGTCTTGTCATTTTCATCACCACTTTTAATCTTGCAGGTGCCATTATTATCCTGCAGCTCGACAAAAAAGAGCAGGCAAAATCTTTAATTTCTTTAGGTTTTCCTTTAAGTCATTTAAGAAAAACTTATTTTTACACCGGTATTTTAATTGTTGTTCTAGGCGTTATTTCAGGTTTACTTTTGGGAACTGCACTCTGTCTTTTCCAACAAAAAACAGAATTATTCAAAGCTGTAGAAAATGTACCGTTTCCTGTAAGAATTGTTGCAAAAAACTATTTGACGGTTGCAGCTACTGCCTCACTTTTCGGTATTTCCATTTCATGGTTTTTCTCCAAAATCAGTAAAGATTATATTACTAAAAGTTAA
- the rbfA gene encoding 30S ribosome-binding factor RbfA yields the protein MESNRQRKVAQIIQEDFAELFRKQSAESKQSFMVSVSDVKISPDLGVAKVYLSIFPQEFRASIMKEIEENKAQYRNFIGQKMAKQVRVIPHLNFYLDTALDDVEKIEKELRGEGDNPVL from the coding sequence ATGGAAAGCAACAGACAAAGAAAAGTAGCACAGATTATACAGGAAGATTTCGCAGAACTTTTCCGCAAACAGTCAGCGGAAAGCAAACAGAGTTTTATGGTATCTGTTTCTGATGTAAAAATTTCTCCGGATTTAGGTGTTGCCAAAGTTTATTTAAGTATTTTCCCTCAGGAATTCAGAGCTTCAATTATGAAAGAAATTGAAGAGAATAAGGCGCAATACAGAAATTTTATTGGTCAGAAAATGGCAAAACAGGTACGTGTGATTCCGCATCTGAATTTTTATCTTGACACCGCTCTGGATGATGTAGAAAAAATAGAGAAAGAACTTAGAGGTGAAGGCGACAATCCTGTATTGTAG
- the mce gene encoding methylmalonyl-CoA epimerase, whose product MKLEHIGIAVKNLGASDLLFEKLLGKKSYKNETVEREGVTTSFYNTGESKIELLEADNSESPIAKFIDKKNEGIHHLAFGVENILDEIKRLKKEGFQFISEEPKEGADNKLVVFLHPKSTNGVLVELCQEKA is encoded by the coding sequence ATGAAATTAGAACATATTGGTATCGCAGTAAAGAATTTGGGAGCTTCTGATCTACTTTTTGAGAAGCTTTTAGGAAAAAAATCATATAAAAACGAAACCGTGGAGAGGGAAGGTGTTACGACATCGTTTTATAATACGGGTGAGAGTAAAATAGAATTATTGGAGGCCGATAACTCTGAAAGCCCTATCGCTAAATTCATTGATAAGAAAAATGAAGGTATCCATCATTTAGCGTTTGGTGTAGAAAATATTTTGGATGAGATAAAAAGATTAAAAAAAGAAGGCTTTCAATTTATTTCTGAAGAACCGAAAGAAGGTGCTGATAATAAATTGGTTGTCTTTCTACATCCCAAGTCTACAAACGGTGTATTGGTAGAACTTTGTCAAGAAAAGGCCTAA
- a CDS encoding AAA family ATPase, with translation MNQEEITYSQEVTKALNIAQKIGRENLNANYTGAHLLKAMLNRDLSLLKYLENLGIDVFYLEEWAEVRIEELPKSPNKYSCEPDEVIDEIFAEADQIREILQEQEISLFAVITAISSPGVAFTFDQMKTFPVTRNELLKDINLFGDDQMTENTLQAKKTNKGFIQKYCINIKEKVKKKNRKELLVGRDTEINTITEILCRYSKQNVLIMGDHGVGKTALIEGFVQKVILKQIPDILGGMEIFELDMGALIAGASYKGEIEDRIKNIAQEMKAIPKSVLIIEEFHSLFGNHGSDSGIINLLKSELSNGLTLIATSTVEEYTKKIEKEQGLAGMFELLKLVETTDEIHFRMLKQTLEDYQIHHKISIDDQTMREAIRLSQRYMKEKSLPASAIDLIDHTMSVLKTAGESFLKERNHLVTRIIHLEDNTNNYAEHERKMHADWLLKDLIQKTKYLISTAENSEQEKELPGFDDTETLLSYSRNLIEKTEKIAQEKRTNITDFDLALIISQKTNIPIGKLKEEEKQRLNEMESVLAKRVVGQDHAITIVSEAVLETRSGLSKAGQPIGSFFFLGPTGTGKTELAKSLAEFLFQDENAIIRFDMSEFKEEHSAALLYGAPPGYVGYEDGGLLVNKIRQKPYSIVLFDEIEKAHSSVFDVFLQIMDEGKLHDRLGKEGDFSNAIILFTSNIGSDFIVESFGKGEIPQSSKLLEMMSRFFRPEFLGRLTETIPFAPISKDNALKIFEIHLKKELLDLAKGLSIDLIITEEVKKQLSTEGYDIKYGARPLKGVIRGRLRRPLAKKIVSGEFKEGDRIEVSLLDDELIWTKI, from the coding sequence ATGAACCAAGAAGAAATTACATACAGCCAGGAAGTCACCAAGGCTCTGAATATTGCGCAAAAAATAGGAAGAGAAAATCTTAACGCAAACTATACTGGAGCTCACTTGCTTAAAGCAATGCTCAACAGAGATCTGTCTCTCTTAAAATATCTGGAAAATCTCGGTATTGATGTATTTTATCTCGAAGAATGGGCAGAAGTACGAATTGAGGAACTGCCAAAATCTCCAAACAAATATTCTTGTGAGCCGGATGAGGTAATTGATGAAATATTTGCAGAGGCTGATCAGATCAGAGAAATTTTGCAGGAACAGGAGATCTCGCTTTTTGCAGTAATAACAGCAATCAGTTCGCCAGGAGTAGCATTTACTTTTGATCAAATGAAAACGTTTCCAGTTACACGAAACGAATTATTAAAAGACATCAACTTATTCGGGGATGATCAGATGACCGAAAATACTCTTCAGGCAAAGAAAACAAACAAAGGATTTATCCAGAAATATTGTATCAATATAAAAGAAAAAGTAAAGAAAAAAAACAGAAAAGAATTATTGGTTGGGCGAGATACAGAAATCAATACAATCACAGAAATATTATGCAGATACAGTAAGCAAAATGTTCTGATAATGGGCGATCACGGTGTTGGAAAAACCGCTCTGATTGAAGGATTCGTTCAGAAAGTTATACTAAAACAGATTCCTGATATTTTAGGCGGAATGGAAATTTTCGAACTTGATATGGGAGCGCTCATAGCCGGAGCTTCATATAAAGGTGAAATCGAAGATCGCATCAAGAATATTGCGCAGGAAATGAAAGCAATTCCAAAATCAGTTTTAATTATTGAAGAATTTCATTCATTATTTGGAAATCACGGCTCAGATTCGGGAATTATCAATCTTTTGAAAAGTGAGCTTTCAAACGGCCTTACATTGATTGCAACGTCAACAGTAGAAGAATACACAAAAAAAATCGAAAAAGAACAGGGTCTTGCAGGAATGTTTGAGCTTTTGAAACTGGTAGAAACTACCGATGAAATTCATTTCAGAATGCTGAAGCAGACCTTGGAAGATTATCAGATTCACCACAAAATAAGTATAGATGATCAGACGATGAGAGAGGCAATAAGACTTTCGCAAAGGTACATGAAAGAAAAAAGTCTTCCCGCATCTGCTATAGATTTGATTGATCATACGATGTCGGTTTTAAAAACAGCCGGAGAATCATTTTTAAAAGAACGAAATCATCTCGTAACGAGAATAATTCATCTTGAAGACAACACCAATAATTATGCTGAACATGAAAGAAAGATGCATGCAGACTGGCTATTGAAAGATTTAATACAAAAAACAAAATACCTCATCAGTACTGCTGAAAACAGTGAGCAGGAAAAAGAGTTGCCAGGGTTTGATGATACAGAAACATTGTTATCATATTCGAGAAATTTAATCGAGAAAACAGAAAAAATTGCTCAGGAAAAACGAACCAATATTACAGATTTTGACCTTGCACTCATCATTTCTCAGAAAACAAATATCCCGATTGGTAAATTAAAAGAAGAAGAAAAGCAAAGACTTAACGAAATGGAAAGCGTTCTGGCGAAAAGAGTTGTAGGGCAAGATCACGCCATCACGATTGTCTCGGAAGCCGTTTTAGAAACGCGTTCGGGGTTAAGCAAAGCCGGTCAGCCGATAGGTTCGTTTTTCTTTTTAGGTCCCACTGGCACAGGGAAAACAGAGTTAGCAAAGTCACTGGCAGAATTTTTATTTCAGGATGAAAACGCGATTATCCGTTTTGATATGTCGGAATTTAAAGAAGAGCATTCTGCAGCCTTGCTTTACGGTGCGCCTCCCGGATACGTTGGCTATGAAGATGGCGGTCTTTTAGTTAATAAGATCAGACAAAAACCCTATTCTATAGTGCTATTTGATGAAATTGAGAAGGCACACAGTTCTGTTTTTGATGTTTTCCTGCAGATTATGGATGAAGGAAAATTGCATGACAGACTTGGTAAAGAAGGAGATTTCTCTAATGCAATTATTCTTTTTACCTCAAATATAGGATCAGATTTTATCGTTGAATCATTTGGCAAAGGAGAAATTCCGCAGTCATCAAAATTACTGGAAATGATGAGCCGTTTTTTCCGTCCGGAATTTTTAGGAAGACTGACGGAAACAATACCTTTCGCGCCAATCAGCAAGGATAATGCACTGAAGATTTTCGAAATTCATCTCAAAAAAGAACTGCTTGATCTGGCAAAAGGTTTAAGCATTGATCTCATTATTACAGAAGAAGTGAAAAAGCAATTATCTACCGAGGGATATGACATAAAATACGGAGCAAGACCGTTAAAAGGTGTTATCAGAGGAAGATTAAGAAGACCATTGGCCAAGAAAATTGTTTCCGGAGAGTTTAAAGAAGGAGATCGTATAGAGGTTTCTTTACTTGACGACGAATTGATTTGGACGAAAATATAA
- a CDS encoding PKD domain-containing protein, giving the protein MKKTKINLFSNIDPKVYTSLGILFIISLIVLSYQYTRHVDCENAKFIIHSDEFMTNRVVEYYDNTEGAKSWEWDFGDSTAIDTRQRTLHKYKKPGDYIVKLKINGNCTHEKLITINSISQQIGYLPTIISPNVVTVGETISFDAAKEDGESWEWSFGETTTTDALEKNPSYKFKSVGEKKITLIVNGDVEHTAVKTIYVAPKTIRAKQNLDIKSYEFEKPHIAFSLPVGTAQKDPLVDMLQYIPVSPKSKLKNDSLQSEKKAPEISNEQMQLLLNQVAAQLKTKDDFKDFVCGKYDIPVVANDKKLIPFGQFCQMIAGKKIKITALRMNKDQKNCIQNLNIQYKVKKMMIWIKE; this is encoded by the coding sequence ATGAAGAAAACTAAAATTAATTTATTTTCGAATATTGATCCCAAAGTATACACAAGTTTAGGAATCCTTTTTATCATCAGTCTCATCGTACTGTCGTATCAGTACACAAGACATGTAGACTGTGAAAACGCAAAATTCATCATCCATTCTGACGAGTTTATGACCAATCGGGTTGTAGAATATTATGATAACACAGAAGGCGCCAAGTCTTGGGAGTGGGATTTCGGAGACAGTACGGCGATTGACACAAGACAACGAACGTTGCACAAATATAAAAAACCCGGCGACTATATCGTAAAACTGAAGATCAACGGAAATTGTACGCATGAAAAACTGATTACAATCAACAGCATCAGCCAACAAATAGGTTATCTGCCAACAATTATAAGCCCAAATGTGGTTACAGTAGGAGAAACCATCAGTTTTGATGCAGCGAAAGAAGACGGCGAATCTTGGGAATGGAGTTTTGGTGAAACTACAACCACAGATGCTTTAGAAAAAAATCCGTCATATAAATTTAAATCCGTTGGCGAAAAAAAAATAACGCTTATTGTAAACGGTGATGTAGAACACACGGCCGTAAAAACAATTTATGTAGCACCAAAAACAATAAGAGCAAAGCAAAATTTAGACATCAAATCTTATGAATTTGAAAAACCTCACATCGCCTTTTCTTTACCGGTAGGAACTGCACAGAAAGATCCTCTGGTAGACATGTTGCAATACATTCCGGTTTCCCCGAAATCTAAATTAAAAAACGATTCTCTACAATCCGAAAAGAAGGCTCCGGAAATCTCAAACGAACAAATGCAACTTCTTCTGAATCAGGTAGCCGCGCAATTAAAAACTAAAGATGACTTTAAAGATTTCGTATGCGGAAAGTACGATATTCCTGTTGTTGCCAATGACAAAAAACTGATTCCTTTTGGCCAGTTCTGCCAAATGATAGCCGGAAAAAAGATAAAAATAACGGCATTAAGAATGAATAAAGATCAAAAAAACTGTATTCAGAATTTAAATATTCAGTATAAAGTCAAAAAAATGATGATCTGGATCAAAGAATAA
- a CDS encoding C40 family peptidase — MINFKYFYRWGTAFGLILILFACTSQKYIQEIPYNFSSDEFNKSSFGLKNSVDAQYSDLDDNLEQLTDEELRVKEKYSIIMEVMPKEVTNYKLYSYIDRWVGTPYKKQSLDEKIGVDCSYFMQSLFSDVYGETFQKTPDGIFRAKSIQLFTGRTFLKEGDILFFRYDKEHPISDVGMYLHNDRILACTEKGLNIYNFNDEYFQLRYVAAGRLKPKN, encoded by the coding sequence ATGATCAATTTTAAATACTTTTACAGGTGGGGAACGGCTTTTGGCTTAATCCTTATTTTATTTGCCTGCACTTCTCAAAAATATATTCAGGAAATCCCTTACAACTTTTCTTCAGATGAGTTTAATAAATCGTCTTTTGGATTAAAAAATAGTGTAGATGCACAATATTCTGATCTTGATGATAATTTGGAGCAACTTACTGATGAAGAGCTGAGAGTTAAAGAGAAATATTCCATAATCATGGAAGTGATGCCGAAAGAAGTGACCAACTATAAGTTATATTCGTACATCGATCGTTGGGTAGGAACTCCTTATAAAAAACAATCTCTAGATGAGAAAATAGGTGTCGACTGCTCGTATTTTATGCAATCGTTGTTTAGTGATGTATATGGGGAAACTTTTCAGAAAACACCCGACGGCATTTTTAGGGCAAAATCAATTCAATTGTTTACTGGTAGAACATTTTTAAAAGAAGGCGATATTCTTTTTTTCAGATATGATAAAGAGCATCCGATTTCAGATGTTGGTATGTATCTTCATAATGATAGAATATTGGCCTGCACTGAAAAAGGATTGAATATCTATAATTTCAATGACGAGTATTTTCAGTTGAGATATGTTGCCGCAGGACGATTAAAGCCCAAAAATTAA
- a CDS encoding type VI secretion system baseplate subunit TssG — protein sequence MEKMRNLAKEITSLKHDIKAEVIINNLLKSNDIDESEYVIFKNGQFSRAYRYDILDSDVIDYDFDTKQMLKIALCRDGLYDVLPQNLIHAARNDSPEKEVDSMIREYKLQKKQQKESRLFFQPFENEIFTYGVKIEGFEQDFLSDLNGILVPDMFYDFWGISRELPSLLVSKFIRILPFAYKIVADIDLACEILSTLLEEKVTSSIRTYQKYQDEDQSILLGESRLGLELITGNSYDDYSSHFNLQIGPLKNSNFSEYIHEGTLKRFVDLFYEYFFPIEVEIETTILLSDEKETFEFTSQQNSILGYNTRI from the coding sequence ATGGAAAAGATGAGAAATCTCGCGAAAGAGATAACCTCGCTAAAGCATGATATCAAAGCGGAGGTGATCATCAATAATTTGCTGAAAAGCAATGATATTGATGAATCTGAATATGTGATTTTTAAGAACGGCCAGTTTTCCCGAGCTTACCGCTACGACATTTTAGATTCTGATGTGATCGATTACGATTTTGATACGAAGCAAATGCTAAAAATTGCTCTTTGCAGAGATGGCTTATATGATGTGCTTCCTCAGAATCTAATTCACGCAGCGCGAAATGATTCACCGGAAAAAGAGGTGGATAGTATGATTCGTGAATATAAACTTCAGAAAAAGCAGCAGAAAGAATCACGATTGTTTTTTCAGCCTTTTGAGAACGAAATTTTCACTTACGGAGTGAAGATTGAAGGCTTCGAGCAAGATTTTTTATCTGATCTGAATGGTATTTTGGTACCCGATATGTTTTACGATTTTTGGGGAATAAGCAGAGAATTGCCATCCTTGCTGGTTTCAAAGTTTATAAGAATTCTACCATTTGCATATAAAATTGTTGCTGATATCGATTTGGCTTGCGAAATACTTTCTACACTTTTAGAAGAAAAAGTAACCTCTAGCATAAGAACTTATCAAAAATATCAGGATGAAGACCAAAGTATTTTATTAGGAGAGTCCAGGTTGGGATTAGAACTTATTACAGGTAACAGTTATGATGATTATTCAAGTCACTTTAATCTCCAGATAGGTCCGCTTAAAAATTCAAATTTCTCAGAATACATTCATGAAGGTACGTTGAAAAGATTTGTAGATCTTTTTTATGAATATTTTTTTCCGATTGAAGTAGAAATAGAAACCACGATTTTACTTTCAGATGAAAAAGAAACTTTCGAGTTTACGTCACAACAAAATTCAATATTAGGATATAACACCCGTATATGA
- a CDS encoding TssN family type VI secretion system protein — MMQLKKYFLHLLEPQILAALVILLAISIILTMVFSQKVPEFKQKYRGKFYTYLFSVVFVYAIIAFLGYNKLFLNNNLYEFIFYQFCSLIIGIFHCLMYRTYFSKFGTKNTINEYLFALITIMYSALPFVLIFTFLNGVDFTFLMLGHYLVFFVSTFLNDTFNKAMAIPPKIYKTWQFPVNYKELAGVSDEEMRDLVVFTFLMDKDRHAKKYSAYRAKGPTRVDFGRLFYNFVIDYNEKHTEDQIEIEGSTGLYSWVFFLQPKWYEATKYIDPNYTLYMNGIEENSVIFCMRTNDLSLPAGRTDNDAPDFEYDKEKDDKRVEQNDQKEDDHAETIG; from the coding sequence ATGATGCAACTTAAAAAATATTTTCTCCATTTACTAGAGCCTCAAATTTTGGCTGCACTTGTGATTTTGCTGGCAATCAGTATAATCCTTACGATGGTATTTTCGCAGAAAGTGCCGGAATTCAAACAAAAGTACAGAGGCAAATTTTACACTTACTTATTTTCTGTCGTATTTGTGTACGCAATTATTGCTTTTTTGGGGTACAATAAATTATTCTTAAATAACAATCTGTACGAATTTATTTTTTACCAGTTCTGCTCTTTGATCATCGGAATCTTTCATTGCCTGATGTACAGAACTTATTTTTCTAAATTCGGAACTAAAAATACAATTAATGAATACTTGTTTGCCCTCATAACAATTATGTATTCTGCCTTACCTTTTGTACTGATTTTCACCTTTCTGAACGGCGTAGACTTTACTTTTCTTATGTTGGGTCATTATCTGGTTTTCTTCGTTTCAACATTTCTGAATGACACTTTTAACAAGGCAATGGCAATTCCGCCAAAAATATATAAAACATGGCAATTTCCGGTAAATTATAAAGAACTCGCCGGAGTTAGCGATGAAGAAATGAGGGATCTTGTGGTATTTACTTTCCTGATGGATAAGGATCGTCATGCTAAAAAGTACAGTGCTTACCGTGCTAAAGGCCCTACAAGAGTAGACTTCGGAAGATTATTTTACAATTTCGTGATTGATTATAACGAAAAGCATACAGAAGATCAGATAGAAATTGAAGGCTCAACCGGACTTTACAGCTGGGTTTTCTTTTTGCAACCCAAATGGTACGAAGCTACCAAATATATTGACCCCAATTATACGCTTTACATGAACGGAATTGAGGAAAATAGCGTGATTTTCTGCATGCGTACCAACGATTTGTCACTTCCGGCAGGAAGAACAGATAATGACGCTCCGGATTTTGAATATGATAAGGAGAAAGATGATAAAAGAGTAGAACAAAATGATCAAAAGGAGGATGATCACGCAGAAACAATCGGCTAA
- a CDS encoding DUF4280 domain-containing protein translates to MSEKHLVCQGALCKCNFGTTPDKLKVLTQSKRYINDKEGSKKLIATHKDLGKTFEKNTFGSCAKMNNNPCQAVVTEWSGYYEKITLEDNGGKALLEDSKATCPIGGKDCITIIDHGQICEVSKQNLKNASPEALAELCPFVDFYAEEDESITHLSIQK, encoded by the coding sequence ATGAGCGAAAAACATCTCGTATGTCAGGGAGCATTGTGTAAATGTAACTTTGGGACAACACCCGATAAGTTGAAGGTGCTTACCCAAAGCAAACGCTACATTAATGATAAAGAGGGAAGCAAAAAACTTATTGCTACTCACAAAGATCTCGGCAAAACTTTTGAGAAAAATACCTTTGGCTCTTGTGCCAAGATGAATAATAACCCTTGCCAAGCCGTAGTAACCGAATGGAGTGGGTATTATGAGAAAATTACTTTGGAAGACAACGGCGGAAAAGCCCTCTTGGAAGACAGCAAAGCAACCTGCCCCATTGGTGGTAAAGATTGTATTACGATTATAGACCATGGGCAGATCTGTGAAGTCTCTAAACAAAACCTAAAAAATGCCAGCCCCGAAGCATTGGCAGAGTTGTGTCCGTTTGTGGATTTTTATGCAGAAGAGGATGAAAGTATAACCCATTTAAGTATCCAGAAATAA